A window of the Brassica napus cultivar Da-Ae chromosome C5, Da-Ae, whole genome shotgun sequence genome harbors these coding sequences:
- the LOC111207780 gene encoding CCR4-NOT transcription complex subunit 1-like isoform X3 codes for MVMNPSKVAGHARFLLESFSDSEVDSIAQEICQLVEYGVETSIPVLKTCLDCFAARRSHPNSSQLEKLISLVFKRVLKHSNLISHALRDVEVTDEFVADLTNALDFSISDKISFALSLAEFDSSDDANAAGRNLLLAMIEQLCANSAQIESTEQVQNILLFLQNSEDLSTHLNSFLHILSSTLPKDDFSFALTPILSQQLHEADVLRCIDFDTEFDAILAEIDKEISVGDLMGELGCGVTADAQLCKDILSSFAPLTEATISRILANVARTCADLEDNHTTFSTFSLVLGCCIPTELSTPMSWSVDILTETITQLQAPGTSWRKVIENLDHSGFEIPNKESFSFFMRLYKTACKDPFPLDAVCGSVWKNVEGQISFLKYAIASPPEVFTFMHSPRKLVYIDDNMHSHEHQLGLSNEAWLSLDLLDVLCQLAERGHTVLVSSLLQYPLAQCPKTLLTGMTHIKTAYNLIQREVVSAILPVIITNSQDSGFILNLWHQNTELVLWGILNAQNLKADRILNLIDICHELKVLSVVLESVPISFSIRLAVLASLRGYLDIENWLPNFLCVYKDLFAEECLKFVKNVHFSESEDFTSEHFHPSDPLSDVHLDATTSLLKVLKAHDNVITSSQLVDEIEKVNAAILDCNSKLQNGEAKVSSASNAYGDDIEAEANAYFHQMFSGQLSVDAMVQMLSRYKDSSVQREKSIFDCMIANLFEEYRFFPKYPERQLKIASILFGSVIKHQLISSLTLGMALRLVLDSLRKPADSKMFLFGSKALEQFVNRLVELPQYCNHILQISHLRSTHPELVTVIEQALSRISSGNLESEAVSNPGPSQSFPGNGEFSGSGIGQSALQLPLPVQSQQKNEVHINGNSRVPSVPFIEAKTLLPSSSTTSADVSVIPKNPGISTSSLTSAGFVRPARGATSTRFGSALNIETLVAAAERRENAIETPPSDVQDKISFIINNISTANIESKGKEFAEILPQQYYPWFAQYMVMKRASIEPNFHDLYLKFLDKVDSKLLFKEILQNTYENCKVLLGSELIKSSSEERSLLKNLGSWLGKLTIGRNYVLRAREIDPKSLIVEAYEKGLMIAVIPFTSKVLEPCQNSIAYQPPNPWTMAILGLLAEIYSMPNLKMNLKFDIEVLFKNLGVDLKEVAPTSLLKDRKREIDGNPDFSNKDLGVTHISQPQMIQEPKTISPLKQIDLPLDVADSPNTDASSKLFSQYVAPQRVYTNTLMEDEKVSTLGLSDQLPSPQGLFPSTPSPLFSISQLSAALPNIGNHVVINQKLSGFAMHFPFHRVVPLAMDRALKEIVSGIVQRSVCIACQTTKELVLKDYTLEPDETRIYNAAHLMVASLAGSLAHVTCKEPLRTSISCHLRNSLQGMNIKNEALEQIVQLVTNDNLDLGCAAIEQAATEKAIQTIDADIDQQLLLRKKHRDGAGSSLFDPNMLSQNSVSFIPESLRPKPGHLSLSQQRVYEDFVQLPWQKQTTQTSHGLSAASSSSGDVGLSSSYGPASGKSASDFLSSAGNARMDNVSRPLDISVEGFESPPVSLLSSQVDPAVDTAGLQFSKSLSTSELSLVESSDTAVKETGASLQTLTSAATMERLGGNNIIQPSLSTRDALEKYHIVTQKMEDLVANIAGDDEIQAVVSEVPEIILRCISRDEAALAVAQKAFKALYDNASSNLHVSANLAILVAVRDVCKRVVKELTSWVIYSEEERKLNKDITIGLIQRELLNLAEYNVHMAKYLDGGRNKSATDFSISLLQSLVTEESSVISELHSLVDALAKLSSKSGSPESLQQLIDIIRNPVTNTSDHSDSAIGIENNDKQSKDKKVVYNTTANIEENTNLEFVESESAGFRIRVSTLFESWYQICEVSGANETACSQYVLHLHETGLLKGDNTTESFFRILLELSVAHCISSEEISSGAVQSPQQAQSPSFLIIDIYAKLVFSILKYLPEQESCSKLFLLSEIMAVTVRSIQKDAEDKKTSLNPRPYFRLFINWLLDLCSLDPGTDGANFQVLSAFASAFHALQPLKFPAFSFAWLELVSHRSFMPKLLTVNGQKGWPYVQRLLVDLLQFLEPFLRNAELGGPVNFLYKGTLRVLLVLLHDFPEFLCDYHFTFCDVIPSSCIQMRNIILSSFPRNMRLPDPSTPNLKIDLLPEIVEAPCILSEVDAALKAKQMKNDVDEYLASRQQNSAYLSELKQKLLLSSSEASSAETRYSVPLINSLVLYTGIQAIQQLQAGETQAQNVVALHMFKYLSMELDTEGRYLFLNAIANQLRYPNNHTHYFSFIMLYLFFESDQEIVQEQITRVLLERLIVNRPHPWGLLITFIELIKNPRYGFWKQAFIRCAPEIEKLFESVARSCGGLKPPDEGMVSGWVSDNSH; via the exons ATGGTGATGAACCCGTCCAAGGTCGCCGGCCATGCCCGGTTCTTACTCGAGAGCTTTAGCGATTCGGAAGTTGATTCAATCGCCCAAGAGATATGTCAG CTGGTTGAGTATGGTGTTGAGACAAGCATTCCAGTTCTCAAGACATGTTTAGATTGCTTCGCCGCCCGTAGAAGCCATCCTAATTCCTCGCAGCTTGAGAAACTAATATCCTTGGTCTTTAAACGTGTCCTGAAACACTCTAATCTCATTTCTCACGCCCTTCGAGATGTCGAGGTCACTGATGAGTTCGTGGCTGATTTGACTAATGCTCTCGACTTTTCAATCTCTGACAAAATTAGCTTTGCTCTGTCTCTAGCCGAGTTTGACAGCTCCGATGATGCAAACGCAGCTG GTCGAAACTTATTATTGGCCATGATTGAGCAACTGTGTGCCAATTCTGCCCAGATTGAGTCAACCGAGCAAGTTcagaatattcttttgtttctCCAGAATTCTGAGGACCTCTCCACCCATCTTAATTCCTTCTTACATATTTTGTCTTCTACTCTACCCAAAGATGACTTTTCTTTTGCTCTTACTCCTATCCTTTCTCAACAGCTTCACGAAGCTGATGTTTTAAG GTGCATCGATTTTGACACTGAGTTTGATGCTATCTTAGCTGAAATCGACAAGGAAATTTCTGTTGGAGATCTTATGGGAGAATTAGGTTGTGGTGTTACTGCTGATGCACAACTATGCAAAGATATCTTGTCTAGTTTCGCACCATTAACAGAGGCTACTATCTCAAGGATTCTTGCTAACGTTGCTCGTACTTGTGCTGATCTAGAAGATAACCACACCACCTTTTCAACATTTAGTCTGGTCCTTGGTTGCTGCATTCCCACTGAACTTTCCACTCCAATGTCGTGGAGTGTTGACATCTTAACTGAGACAATCACGCAACTT caGGCTCCTGGCACAAGTTGGAGGAAAGTAATCGAGAATCTTGACCATAGTGGATTTGAGATCCCCAATAAGGAATCTTTCTCGTTTTTCATGCGGCTATATAAAACTGCTTGCAAG GACCCGTTTCCTCTTGATGCTGTATGCGGTTCTGTCTGGAAAAATGTGGAAGGTCAAATATCGTTTCTTAAATATGCAATAGCATCCCCACCAGAAGTATTCACCTTTATGCATTCTCCCAGGAAGCTG GTATATATTGACGATAACATGCACAGCCATGAGCATCAATTAGGACTTTCCAATGAAGCATGGCTATCTCTCGATCTCTTAGATGTCTTATGCCAACTAGCTGAGAGAGGTCATACTGTTTTAGTTAGTTCGCTGCTCCAGTATCCACTCGCACAGTGTCCCAAAACCTTGCTTACTGGAATGACACACATCAAA ACTGCCTATAATCTCATTCAGCGAGAGGTTGTTTCTGCTATTCTTCCAGTGATAATTACGAACTCACAGGATAGTGGTTTTATCCTTAATCTTTGGCATCAGAATACTGAGCTTGTTCTGTGGGGGATTTTAAATGCCCAAAATCTTAAAGCAGACCGCATACTCAATTTAATTGATATCTGCCATGAACTGAAG gtTCTTTCTGTTGTTTTAGAATCGGTTCCAATCTCATTCAGCATCAGATTGGCAGTCCTTGCCTCACTGAGAGGCTATTTGGACATCGAGAACTGGTTGCCAAACTTTCTATGTGTGTATAAAGACCTCTTTGCGGAG GAATGTCTCAAGTTTGTCAAAAATGTGCATTTTAGCGAATCAGAGGATTTTACTTCCGAACATTTCCATCCTTCTGATCCGTTATCAGATGTTCATTTGGATGCAACGACTTCGCTTTTGAAA GTTTTGAAAGCTCATGATAATGTGATTACTTCATCTCAACTGGTCGATGAGATAGAAAAGGTCAATGCAGCAATCTTGGATTGTAATTCTAAACTGCAGAATGGTGAGGCTAAAGTTTCATCAGCTTCGAATGCATATGGAGACGATATTGAGGCAGAAGCGAACGCTTATTTCCATCAAATGTTTTCGGGTCAGTTGAGTGTTGATGCAATGGTTCAAATGCTTTCGCGATACAAGGACTCCTCGGTTCAAAG ggaaaaatcaatttttgattgCATGATTGCTAATCTGTTCGAGGAATATCGTTTTTTTCCCAAGTATCCCGAGAGGCAGCTAAAAATAGCCTCCATCCTTTTTG GTTCTGTTATCAAGCACCAGCTTATAAGTTCTCTCACACTTGGGATGGCACTGCGTTTAGTCTTGGATTCTTTGCGTAAACCTGCAGATTCAAAA ATGTTTCTGTTTGGAAGCAAAGCTCTGGAACAGTTCGTGAATCGTCTGGTTGAATTACCTCAGTACTGTAACCATATTTTGCAAATATCTCATCTGCGTAGCACTCACCCCGAGTTAGTCACTGTTATTGAACAAGCACTTTCAAGGATATCATCTGGTAATTTAGAATCAGAGGCAGTTTCGAACCCTGGTCCTTCACAGTCTTTCCCAGGAAATGGCGAG TTTAGTGGTTCTGGAATTGGCCAGTCTGCTCTCCAACTTCCTTTACCTGTACAGTCTCAACAGAAAAATGAAGTGCACATTAATGGCAACAGCAGAGTGCCAAGTGTGCCATTTATCGAAGCAAAGACACTTCTGCCCTCTTCATCTACTACTTCCGCTGATGTTTCTGTCATTCCTAAG AATCCTGGTATTTCGACTTCTTCATTAACTTCAGCTGGTTTTGTTCGTCCCGCTCGTGGAGCCACTTCGACGA GGTTTGGGTCTGCTTTGAACATAGAGACCCTGGTTGCAGCAGCAGAGAGAAGGGAAAACGCAATAGAG ACTCCACCTTCAGATGTTCAGGACAAAATTTCTTTCATAATCAATAATATCTCTACAGCCAATATTGAATCCAAGGGGAAAGAGTTCGCTGAGATTTTGCCTCAACAGTACTATCCCTGGTTCGCTCAGTATATGGTTATGAAAAG AGCGAGCATCGAACCCAATTTTCATGATTTGTACTTGAAGTTCTTGGACAAAGTTGATTCCAAGCTGTTGTTTAAGGAGATACTTCAAAATACTTACGAAAATTGCAAG GTTCTCTTGGGTTCAGAGCTCATaaagtcaagttcggaagagcGATCTCTGCTCAAAAATTTAGGCAGTTGGCTTGGAAAGTTGACCATTGGAAGGAATTATGTTTTGAGGGCGCGAGAAATTGATCCAAAATCCTTAATTGTGGag GCATATGAAAAAGGGTTGATGATTGCAGTCATTCCATTTACTTCAAAG GTTCTGGAGCCATGCCAAAACAGTATTGCGTATCAGCCTCCCAATCCTTGGACAATGGCTATACTCGGGTTGCTCGCTGAGATTTATTCAATGCCGAACCTTAAAATGAATCTGAAGTTTGACATAGAG GTTTTATTCAAGAACCTTGGTGTTGATTTGAAGGAAGTAGCGCCGACTTCCCTTCTAAAGGACCGGAAGAGAGAAATAGATGGGAATCCTGATTTTAGCAACAAAGATCTTGGAGTGACACATATATCTCAACCACAGATGATCCAAGAGCCGAAAACAATTTCTCCTCTTAAGCAAATCGACCTACCTCTGGATGTTGCAGATTCACCTAATACAGACGCTTCCTCGAAGTTATTCTCACAG TATGTAGCCCCTCAACGTGTATATACTAATACTTTGATGGAAGACGAAAAAGTTTCCACTTTAGGCTTGTCTGATCAGCTTCCATCACCTCAAGGACTGTTCCCGTCAACTCCATCCCCATTGTTTTCTATTAGCCAG CTGTCAGCAGCACTTCCCAATATTGGAAATCATGTTGTTATTAATCAGAAATTAAGCGGATTTGCTATGCACTTCCCATTTCATAG AGTGGTACCACTTGCCATGGACAGAGCTCTCAAGGAGATTGTGTCTGGTATTGTTCAGCGAAGTGTATGTATTGCTTGCCAAACAACAAAAGAACTTGTGCTGAAG GACTATACCTTGGAACCAGATGAGACACGTATATATAATGCAGCTCACTTGATGGTTGCTAGTCTAGCTGGGAGTTTGGCCCATGTGACGTGCAAG GAACCCCTGCGCACTTCAATATCATGTCATCTACGGAATTCGCTCCAGGGgatgaatattaaaaatgaagCTCTTGAACAAATTGTGCAACTTGTCACCAATGACAACCTTGATTTGGGTTGTGCTGCCATTGAACAGGCGGCTACAGAGAAG GCAATACAAACTATTGATGCGGACATTGACCAGCAATTGTTGTTACGGAAAAAGCATAGAGATGGTGCCGGATCCTCCCTTTTTGATCCGAACATGCTATCGCAGAATTCTGTTAGTTTTATACCAGAGTCCCTCCGTCCAAAACCGGGACATCTATCCCTGTCTCAACAGCGAGTTTATGAG GACTTTGTTCAGCTTCCTTGGCAAAAGCAGACAACTCAAACGTCACACGGTTTATCTGCCGCTTCAAGCTCATCTGGCGATGTTGGGCTTAGTAGTAGTTATGGTCCAGCATCAGGTAAAAGTGCTTCGGACTTTTTGTCTAGTGCTGGAAACGCTCGGATGGATAACGTCTCCCGGCCATTGGATATCTCTGTGGAGGGTTTTGAATCTCCTCCAGTTTCACTTTTAAG CTCACAAGTTGATCCAGCTGTTGACACAGCCGGTCTTCAGTTCTCTAAATCCCTTTCGACCTCTGAATTGAGCCTGGTTGAATCCTCTGACACCGCTGTGAAA GAAACTGGAGCATCATTGCAGACTTTGACTTCAGCTGCTACCATGGAGCGTCTTGGTGGAAATAATATTATACAGCCTTCTCTGTCCACGAGAGATGCACTAGAAAAGTATCATATTGTTACACAGAAG ATGGAGGACTTAGTGGCTAATATTGCAGGAGATGATGAAATTCAG GCTGTAGTTTCTGAAGTTCCTGAAATCATCCTCAGATGTATAAGCAGAGACGAAGCTGCCTTGGCTGTCGCCCAAAAAGCTTTCAAGGCTCTTTATGACAATGCATCAAGTAACCTTCACGTCAGTGCTAACCTAGCAATTCTTGTGGCTGTTCGAGATGTTTGCAAGCGTGTTGTTAAAGAGCTCACTAGTTGG GTGATTTATTCAGAGGAGGAGCGGAAGCTTAACAAAGACATTACTATCGGTCTTATCCAACGCGAGTTACTTAACCTAGCGGAGTACAATGTCCACATGGCGAAGTATCTTGATGGAGGGAGAAACA AAAGCGCCACTGACTTTTCTATTTCTCTACTCCAATCCTTGGTCACTGAGGAGTCAAGTGTCATTTCAGAGCTACACAGTCTTGTTGATGCACTGGCAAAG CTTTCCTCAAAATCTGGATCTCCCGAGTCATTGCAACAACTAATTGACATCATACGAAATCCAGTTACTAACACAAGTGATCACTCTGATAGCGCAATCGGAATTGAGAACAATGATAAGCAATCAAAGGATAAAAAG GTTGTGTACAATACCACCGCTAACATAGAAGAGAACACCAACTTGGAATTTGTGGAATCAGAGTCTGCGGGTTTCCGGATTCGG GTGTCCACACTTTTTGAAAGCTGGTATCAGATCTGCGAAGTTTCTGGTGCAAATGAAACCGCTTGTTCACAATACGTGTTGCATTTACATGAAACTGGACTACTTAAGGGAGATAATACAACAGAGAGTTTTTTCCGAATTCTTCTG GAACTTTCTGTTGCTCATTGTATATCTTCTGAAGAAATTAGTTCTGGTGCTGTGCAATCTCCTCAGCAAGCTCAGAGTCCATCATTCCTTATCATTGATATTTATGCCAAACTTGTTTTCTCGATCTTGAAG TATCTCCCGGAACAGGAGTCGTGCAGCAAGTTATTTCTTCTGTCGGAG ATCATGGCTGTTACTGTGAGATCTATTCAAAAAGATGCAGAAGATAAAAAGACATCACTCAATCCAAGACCTTATTTTAGGTTATTCATCAATTGGCTACTGGACTTATGTTCCTTGGATCCCGGAACTGATGGTGCAAACTTTCAG GTTCTATCAGCTTTTGCCAGTGCATTCCACGCGTTGCAGCCTCTTAAGTTTCCCGCCTTCAG CTTTGCATGGCTAGAACTGGTCAGCCACAGAAGCTTTATGCCCAAGCTACTTACAGTAAATGGCCAGAAAGGTTGGCCATATGTTCAACGCCTGCTGGTAGACTTGCTCCAGTTTCTTGAGCCATTTTTGAGAAATGCCGAACTCGGAGGACCA GTTAATTTCCTATACAAAGGGACACTGAGAGTGTTACTGGTGCTGCTTCATGACTTTCCGGAGTTCCTCTGCGATTATCATTTTACTTTCTGCGACGTGATTCCTTCAAGTTGCATACAAATGCGAAATATTATTCTGAGTTCTTTTCCACGGAACATGAGGCTTCCAGATCCCTCGACCCCAAATTTAAAG ATTGATTTGCTGCCGGAGATAGTAGAAGCTCCATGTATCCTTTCTGAGGTTGATGCTGCGCTAAAAGCAAAACAAATGAAGAATGACGTGGACGAGTATCTCGCT TCGAGGCAACAGAATTCTGCATACCTAAGTGAATTGAAGCAGAAGCTACTCCTGTCGTCCAGCGAGGCTAGCTCAGCTGAAACCCGTTACAGTGTACCATTGATCAACTCGCTTGTGCTATATACTGGAATTCAG GCTATCCAGCAGCTACAGGCGGGTGAGACACAGGCTCAAAATGTGGTGGCATTGCACATGTTCAAGTATTTAAGTATGGAACTTGATACGGAAGGGCGGTACCTGTTCCTTAATGCAATCGCCAATCAGCTTCGATATCCCAACAACCACACCCATTACTTCTCCTTCATCATGCTCTATCTCTTCTTCGAGTCTGACCAG GAGATCGTACAGGAGCAGATAACAAGAGTGTTGCTGGAAAGGCTAATTGTGAACAGGCCGCATCCATGGGGACTCCTGATAACATTCATAGAGCTGATAAAGAATCCAAGATATGGCTTCTGGAAACAAGCCTTCATCAGGTGTGCGcctgagattgagaaactctTTGAATCTGTCGCCAGATCCTGTGGTGGTCTCAAGCCCCCTGACGAGGGAATGGTCTCCGGTTGGGTCTCGGACAACTCTCATTAG